In Vibrio hippocampi, the following are encoded in one genomic region:
- the pyrC gene encoding dihydroorotase yields the protein MTTLTITRPDDWHVHLRDGDVLNDTVRDISRYNGRAIIMPNTVPPVIDTEMALAYKARIMSAKPAAQFEPLMTLYLTDNTSPEEIRKAKVAGVVAAKLYPAGATTNSDSGVTSAKNIYPVLEAMEQEGMLLLVHGEVTTHAIDIFDREKTFLDTVLAPLVNDFPNLKIVLEHITTADAAEFVKNASDNVAATITAHHLLYNRNHMLVGGIKPHFYCLPILKRGTHQQALIEAATSGSKKFFLGTDSAPHAKGQKEAACGCAGSYTAHASLELYTEVFELEGKLENLEAFASHNGADFYGLARNADTVTLEKEEWSVPDTMPFGQDIVVPIRGGETIGWKVK from the coding sequence ATGACTACATTAACGATTACTCGTCCTGACGATTGGCATGTTCATCTGCGCGATGGTGATGTTTTAAACGATACTGTTCGTGACATCAGCCGCTATAACGGCAGAGCTATTATTATGCCAAACACAGTCCCACCTGTTATTGATACTGAAATGGCACTGGCTTACAAAGCACGCATTATGTCGGCAAAGCCAGCCGCACAATTTGAACCCTTGATGACACTATACTTGACGGACAACACTTCCCCTGAAGAGATCCGTAAAGCCAAAGTTGCTGGCGTGGTAGCGGCCAAGCTATACCCAGCAGGCGCCACGACCAACTCTGATTCCGGTGTCACTTCAGCAAAAAATATCTATCCCGTGCTTGAAGCTATGGAACAAGAAGGCATGTTATTACTGGTTCACGGTGAGGTAACGACGCACGCCATTGATATCTTTGATCGTGAAAAAACCTTTCTTGATACTGTCCTTGCTCCACTTGTGAATGATTTCCCAAATCTGAAAATTGTACTAGAACACATCACGACAGCGGACGCGGCTGAATTTGTTAAAAATGCCAGCGATAACGTTGCTGCGACCATTACGGCGCACCACTTGCTTTACAACCGCAACCATATGTTAGTCGGTGGCATTAAGCCTCATTTCTACTGCTTACCGATTCTAAAGCGCGGTACTCACCAGCAAGCGCTTATTGAAGCGGCAACCAGTGGCAGCAAAAAATTCTTCTTGGGCACTGACTCGGCTCCTCACGCAAAAGGTCAAAAAGAAGCGGCTTGTGGATGCGCAGGCTCATACACAGCACACGCTTCGCTTGAACTTTATACTGAAGTATTTGAACTCGAAGGGAAGCTAGAAAATCTTGAAGCTTTCGCCAGTCACAACGGCGCTGATTTCTACGGTCTTGCGCGTAACGCCGATACCGTGACCCTTGAAAAAGAAGAATGGTCAGTACCTGATACCATGCCTTTCGGTCAAGACATCGTTGTTCCTATCCGCGGTGGCGAAACGATCGGTTGGAAAGTGAAATAA
- a CDS encoding DUF1289 domain-containing protein: MATPCIGACKNDGGICHGCKRTMNEVAIWSQISDNERQQTMAELSGQLSTHLCQQCGEPAYCDISAGKDTCWCFDIEKRDTSELKTSNLCLCRRCLSKLPLK; encoded by the coding sequence ATTGCCACGCCCTGCATCGGTGCATGTAAAAACGATGGCGGGATCTGTCATGGCTGCAAACGCACGATGAACGAAGTGGCTATTTGGTCACAAATCTCTGACAATGAACGCCAACAGACTATGGCAGAATTATCCGGACAGCTATCCACTCACCTTTGTCAGCAATGTGGTGAACCTGCCTATTGCGATATCTCGGCAGGCAAGGACACTTGCTGGTGCTTTGACATTGAGAAACGCGATACCAGCGAATTAAAAACATCAAACCTATGCTTGTGTCGTCGATGCTTGTCCAAACTCCCTCTTAAATAG
- a CDS encoding M14 family metallopeptidase codes for MKNRCHYPIGTPGQKWTEKEVTEWRNQTQIQRSYQQDVVSKIQQLEHHWIVESYGALSYDTERYPLYVLKNSAWHPDKPTVLITGGVHGYETSGVQGALLFAAQHAADYQADFNLVIAPCVSPWGYETINRWNPNAVDPNRSFYQDSVSEEAALVMDMVAKLDGDILVHIDLHETTDTDESEFRPALAAREGLEYIEDNVPDGFYLVGNTEKPAAQFQSAIIAAVEKVTHIAPADTQGKIIGAEVVQKGVINYPLKRLHLCTSMTECEYSTTTEVYPDSPNVSTQQCNLAQVAAITGALDYLKSQD; via the coding sequence ATGAAAAATCGTTGCCACTATCCTATCGGTACACCGGGTCAGAAATGGACAGAAAAAGAAGTGACCGAATGGCGCAATCAAACCCAGATTCAGCGCAGTTACCAGCAAGATGTCGTCAGTAAAATTCAGCAATTAGAACACCATTGGATCGTTGAGTCTTATGGTGCCCTTTCCTACGACACAGAGCGTTACCCTTTATATGTGCTAAAAAATAGCGCGTGGCATCCTGACAAGCCGACTGTACTCATTACTGGTGGTGTTCACGGTTACGAAACATCAGGCGTACAGGGTGCGTTGTTGTTTGCCGCGCAACATGCCGCTGACTACCAAGCCGACTTTAATTTGGTGATTGCTCCTTGTGTCAGCCCTTGGGGATATGAAACCATCAATCGCTGGAACCCAAACGCAGTTGACCCAAACCGTTCTTTCTATCAAGACTCTGTCAGTGAAGAAGCTGCCTTAGTGATGGACATGGTTGCTAAGCTAGACGGTGATATTTTAGTGCATATCGACTTGCACGAAACAACCGATACGGATGAATCAGAGTTTAGACCCGCTCTCGCGGCGAGAGAGGGTCTTGAGTATATCGAAGATAATGTTCCTGATGGCTTCTACTTGGTCGGCAATACTGAAAAGCCGGCGGCTCAGTTCCAAAGTGCGATTATCGCCGCGGTTGAAAAAGTGACTCATATTGCACCCGCGGACACGCAAGGCAAGATTATCGGAGCAGAAGTGGTGCAAAAAGGCGTGATTAATTATCCACTCAAACGCTTACATCTTTGCACCAGCATGACAGAATGTGAGTATTCAACCACCACGGAAGTTTACCCTGATAGCCCGAATGTCTCGACCCAACAATGTAACCTTGCCCAAGTAGCGGCGATAACAGGCGCACTGGATTATCTAAAATCACAAGACTAA
- a CDS encoding BamA/TamA family outer membrane protein, translating into MTYPRLLGTVCSAICLMSSSAVFAAGGTPTNIKSRLDRLETSQLRNSMVLPYFFSSDSMGTNIGVGGMIKGIHQDQMVVGGTIFGGTESHALSAGIWNYMIPGTERVFLSTFGMWGYYPKQRAYTGYNVPAGTPLPGSNDSSSEQYFEGSGNSNWWDIKLEYVLPIGANKHSGTVDYQVKNGLLVSAPTGGREWNPLTSGTTIFVARQFNRYQSFETDSGDIDGTIHAMEFGVYYDNTDFAPNPSYGTRHYISTSHDWGWLESKQEWSFYEFDTSAFFSLGESHWASQRIVALNFWTGYSPTWEVESDSSGNSSVSGNAPYNEGATLGGFTRMRGYDMNRFHDKAVIYGAAEYRYTLRNNPLKDVNWLKFLRIDWIQLVGFAEVGRVGPEYNASNLLTDMKYDAGVSVRALMAGLVVRTELATSPESTNFWLMVDHPF; encoded by the coding sequence ATGACCTATCCTCGTCTTTTAGGCACGGTCTGCTCTGCCATCTGCCTCATGAGTTCCAGCGCGGTGTTTGCTGCTGGCGGTACACCCACTAATATCAAATCTCGCCTCGACCGATTGGAAACATCTCAGTTACGCAACTCTATGGTGTTGCCTTACTTTTTTAGCTCTGATTCTATGGGAACCAATATTGGTGTTGGCGGCATGATCAAAGGTATTCATCAAGACCAAATGGTGGTCGGTGGTACGATCTTTGGCGGCACAGAGAGTCACGCTCTTTCTGCGGGCATATGGAACTATATGATTCCTGGTACAGAACGGGTATTTTTAAGCACTTTTGGTATGTGGGGATATTATCCAAAACAGAGAGCTTACACCGGCTATAACGTACCCGCGGGCACGCCGTTACCGGGAAGTAACGACTCCTCATCTGAACAGTATTTTGAAGGCAGTGGTAACTCCAATTGGTGGGATATCAAGCTTGAGTATGTGCTGCCAATTGGCGCCAACAAACATTCGGGCACCGTTGACTACCAAGTAAAAAATGGACTGTTAGTCTCAGCACCGACCGGAGGAAGAGAGTGGAACCCACTAACCAGCGGCACCACCATCTTTGTTGCTCGTCAGTTTAATCGTTACCAATCCTTTGAAACCGATTCTGGCGACATAGATGGCACCATTCACGCGATGGAGTTTGGTGTTTACTACGATAATACTGACTTCGCTCCCAACCCATCTTATGGTACTCGACACTATATCTCGACATCCCATGATTGGGGTTGGCTTGAATCCAAACAAGAGTGGTCTTTTTATGAGTTCGACACCAGCGCCTTTTTCTCATTAGGGGAAAGTCATTGGGCATCACAGCGAATTGTTGCGTTAAACTTTTGGACCGGCTATTCACCAACATGGGAAGTTGAATCCGACAGTAGCGGTAACAGCAGCGTCAGCGGCAATGCTCCCTACAACGAAGGGGCAACACTTGGTGGCTTCACGCGTATGCGTGGCTACGACATGAATCGTTTCCATGACAAGGCCGTCATTTATGGCGCTGCTGAGTATCGTTACACGCTGAGAAACAATCCGCTAAAGGACGTAAACTGGCTTAAATTTTTGCGCATAGACTGGATTCAGTTGGTTGGCTTTGCGGAAGTGGGTCGCGTGGGTCCTGAATATAACGCCAGTAACTTATTAACCGACATGAAATACGACGCCGGTGTCTCTGTACGAGCATTAATGGCAGGACTTGTGGTTCGAACCGAACTGGCAACGTCACCAGAAAGCACCAATTTTTGGCTAATGGTCGATCATCCATTCTAA
- a CDS encoding glycosyltransferase: MKPISIVVITLNEEKRIARLLTDLSKQSYQNFEVILVDSNSDDHTVAVAEKFAPTLPSLTTHVMTTRGVSLGRNTGAKLAKHSTLLFLDADVRLDSNFLSRSVAKLVDEQLEVAGVYMGASRLPFHYKLGYFAFNAGLFATQFFFPTAVGACIFSSKRVHEEIGGFDEEIILCEDCHYVKKAAKTWRFRMIPTAFEFDPRRLEQDGIAKMGLTYLKANVRRFFMGEMRNNEIEYPFDHYQKQ, from the coding sequence ATGAAACCGATCAGCATTGTTGTAATTACCTTAAACGAAGAGAAACGTATTGCGCGTCTACTTACTGACCTAAGCAAACAAAGCTATCAAAACTTTGAGGTTATCCTCGTTGACTCCAACAGCGACGACCACACCGTGGCAGTAGCAGAAAAATTTGCGCCGACTCTCCCTAGCCTCACCACTCATGTTATGACCACTCGTGGCGTCAGTCTGGGTCGTAATACGGGAGCCAAACTGGCCAAACATTCAACCTTGCTATTTTTAGACGCAGATGTGCGATTAGACTCAAACTTCTTAAGTCGTTCCGTGGCCAAGTTGGTAGATGAACAGCTTGAAGTTGCGGGTGTTTACATGGGAGCAAGCCGTCTGCCCTTTCATTATAAGCTCGGGTATTTCGCCTTTAACGCAGGTCTATTCGCGACTCAGTTCTTTTTCCCGACTGCCGTTGGGGCATGTATCTTCTCAAGTAAACGTGTCCACGAGGAAATTGGTGGGTTTGATGAAGAAATCATCCTGTGTGAAGACTGCCATTATGTCAAAAAGGCTGCCAAAACATGGCGTTTTAGAATGATCCCAACCGCCTTTGAATTTGACCCGCGTCGCCTTGAGCAAGATGGTATCGCCAAGATGGGGCTGACCTACCTCAAAGCCAATGTGCGTCGCTTCTTTATGGGTGAGATGCGCAATAACGAGATAGAATACCCGTTCGACCACTACCAAAAACAGTAA